The Streptomyces sp. NBC_01255 genome window below encodes:
- a CDS encoding MaoC/PaaZ C-terminal domain-containing protein — MPIDVDKATSAPPVRTEVVWDERDVRLYHLALGAGVPETDPRELRYVFEGHERGLQVLPTFGVVAGGTGGVGFQVFDLPGVDIDLAAVLHGGQEITAHRPLPAAARGTAVTRVTDVYDKGRAAVIVQESTLLGEDGAPLLTQRNQIFVHGEGGFGGDRGPSDRLPAPDRAPDLLLEIPTLRQQALLYRLTGDWNPLHADPATARRAGYDRPVLHGLCTFGMAVKAVTDRLLDAEASAVAGCRTRFAGVFHPGETLRLRVWDTADGYRLTAGAAERDDAPVLTDALITPR; from the coding sequence ATGCCCATCGACGTCGACAAGGCGACATCCGCCCCGCCCGTACGCACCGAGGTGGTGTGGGACGAGCGCGACGTGCGGCTCTACCACCTGGCGCTCGGCGCAGGCGTCCCCGAGACCGACCCGCGCGAGCTGCGCTACGTCTTCGAGGGACACGAGCGGGGGCTCCAGGTCCTGCCCACGTTCGGCGTGGTCGCGGGCGGCACGGGAGGCGTCGGATTCCAGGTCTTCGACCTGCCAGGCGTCGACATCGACCTGGCCGCCGTCCTGCACGGCGGCCAGGAGATCACCGCGCACCGTCCGCTGCCCGCCGCCGCCCGGGGGACCGCCGTCACCCGGGTGACGGACGTGTACGACAAGGGCAGGGCCGCCGTCATCGTCCAGGAGTCCACGCTCCTCGGCGAGGACGGCGCGCCCCTCCTCACCCAGCGCAACCAGATCTTCGTCCACGGGGAGGGAGGCTTCGGCGGCGACCGCGGTCCTTCCGACCGCCTCCCCGCGCCGGACCGGGCACCCGACCTGCTCCTGGAGATCCCGACGCTCCGTCAGCAGGCCCTGCTCTACCGGCTCACCGGGGACTGGAACCCGCTGCACGCCGACCCCGCCACCGCCCGCCGCGCGGGCTACGACCGTCCCGTCCTGCACGGCCTCTGCACCTTCGGGATGGCGGTCAAGGCCGTCACCGACCGCCTCCTCGACGCCGAAGCGAGCGCGGTCGCCGGCTGCCGCACCCGCTTCGCCGGCGTGTTCCACCCGGGGGAGACCCTGCGGCTGCGCGTCTGGGACACGGCCGACGGCTACCGGCTGACGGCCGGCGCAGCGGAACGCGACGACGCGCCGGTCCTCACCGACGCCCTGATCACCCCCCGCTGA
- a CDS encoding flavin reductase family protein, whose translation MERLIDPADFRDVLGRFASGITVVAALDGGEPVGFACQSFASLSLDPPLVMLAVGKSSSSWPRIERAGRFCVNILAEEQRDTCAALGRSGADKFADVPWSVGEHGTVRIDGALAFVECALHSVHEAGDHSLVTAQVVALDAREDGRPLLFFRSRYAVGAF comes from the coding sequence GTGGAACGGCTGATCGACCCCGCCGACTTCCGCGACGTCCTCGGCCGCTTCGCCAGCGGCATCACGGTCGTGGCCGCGCTCGACGGCGGCGAACCCGTCGGATTCGCCTGCCAGTCCTTCGCCTCGCTCTCCCTCGACCCCCCGCTGGTCATGCTCGCCGTCGGCAAGTCCTCAAGCAGCTGGCCGAGGATCGAGCGGGCGGGCCGGTTCTGCGTCAACATCCTCGCCGAGGAGCAACGGGACACCTGCGCCGCGCTCGGCCGCAGCGGAGCCGACAAGTTCGCGGACGTGCCCTGGAGCGTCGGCGAGCACGGGACCGTACGGATCGACGGAGCCCTCGCCTTCGTCGAGTGCGCACTGCACTCCGTCCACGAGGCCGGTGACCACTCCCTGGTCACCGCCCAGGTGGTCGCGCTCGACGCCCGCGAGGACGGCCGGCCGCTGCTGTTCTTCCGCAGCCGCTACGCCGTCGGGGCGTTCTGA
- a CDS encoding VOC family protein — protein MDIRALGYLRLETTDLDAWRRYALDVLGMVQATGTTDDTLLLRVDDRAYRIAIQAGGSDRLLAAGWEVANAAALATAAAELEEAGVVVKAADASELAERRVQGLIHVTDPCGNPLEIYWGQAQDHSALGTPYGNRFVTGDLGLGHVVLPVPDIEAALDFYENLLGFQLRDSMKLPPQAVPTAAEQRDFHWMHFLSPNSRHHSLGLYPGALPPGIVHFMVELETLDDVGRGLDRTQAAGIPIASSLGRHTNDRMVSFYAQAPGGFQVEYGWDGLIVDPATWVAKEITADSFWGHQWNG, from the coding sequence ATGGACATCCGTGCCCTCGGATACCTGCGGCTGGAGACCACCGACCTCGACGCGTGGCGCCGCTACGCACTCGACGTGCTCGGCATGGTGCAGGCGACCGGCACCACCGACGACACCCTCCTCCTGCGCGTCGACGACCGCGCCTACCGCATCGCCATCCAGGCGGGCGGCAGCGACCGGCTGCTCGCGGCCGGCTGGGAGGTGGCCAACGCCGCAGCGCTCGCCACCGCCGCCGCCGAACTGGAGGAGGCGGGCGTCGTGGTCAAGGCCGCCGACGCGTCCGAACTCGCCGAGCGCCGCGTCCAGGGCCTGATCCACGTCACGGACCCCTGCGGCAACCCGCTGGAGATCTACTGGGGCCAGGCCCAGGACCACTCCGCGCTCGGCACCCCGTACGGCAACCGCTTCGTCACCGGCGACCTCGGCCTCGGCCACGTCGTGCTCCCGGTCCCGGACATCGAGGCCGCACTCGACTTCTACGAGAACCTCCTCGGCTTCCAGCTCCGCGACTCCATGAAGCTCCCGCCGCAGGCCGTCCCGACCGCCGCGGAGCAGCGGGACTTCCACTGGATGCACTTCCTGAGCCCCAACAGCCGCCACCACAGCCTGGGCCTCTACCCCGGCGCCCTGCCCCCTGGCATCGTGCACTTCATGGTCGAGCTGGAGACCCTCGACGACGTCGGCCGCGGCCTGGACCGCACCCAGGCCGCGGGCATCCCCATCGCCTCCAGCCTCGGCCGCCACACCAACGACCGGATGGTGTCGTTCTACGCCCAGGCGCCCGGCGGCTTCCAGGTCGAGTACGGCTGGGACGGCCTGATCGTCGACCCCGCCACCTGGGTCGCCAAGGAGATCACCGCCGACAGCTTCTGGGGCCACCAGTGGAACGGCTGA
- the hsaD gene encoding 4,5:9,10-diseco-3-hydroxy-5,9,17-trioxoandrosta-1(10),2-diene-4-oate hydrolase — translation MAEAELTHASTSRTAKAAGLTLHYHEAGPAGRDRAPVVIMLHGGGPGASGWSNFGRNLPVFAEHFRTLLVDQPCYGRSDKPELDKDYFSYSADAVAALMDELGIEQAHFVGNSLGGGTAARMALNHPEKVAKLLLMGPGGVSVNLFAPDPTEGIKRLFEFSAAPEPTKEQLRAFLGVMAYDRSIVTDELVEERWASANDPDTRLGNARMGASFADPAWAEDAMLWREAHRITQPVLLTWGREDRVNPLDGALVALKTIPDARLHVFPHCGHWAQVEQADEFNRLALDFFSH, via the coding sequence ATGGCAGAGGCAGAGCTCACCCACGCGTCGACGTCCCGCACCGCCAAGGCGGCGGGACTCACCCTCCACTACCACGAGGCCGGACCCGCGGGCCGGGACCGGGCACCCGTCGTGATCATGCTGCACGGCGGCGGCCCCGGCGCCTCCGGCTGGAGCAACTTCGGCCGCAACCTCCCCGTCTTCGCCGAGCACTTCCGTACGCTCCTCGTCGACCAGCCCTGCTACGGCCGCTCGGACAAGCCGGAGCTCGACAAGGACTACTTCAGCTACAGCGCGGACGCCGTTGCCGCGCTGATGGACGAACTGGGCATAGAGCAGGCGCACTTCGTCGGCAACTCGCTCGGCGGCGGCACGGCCGCCCGTATGGCCCTGAACCACCCGGAGAAGGTCGCCAAGCTCCTCCTCATGGGCCCCGGCGGAGTCTCCGTCAACCTCTTCGCCCCGGACCCGACCGAGGGCATCAAGCGGCTCTTCGAGTTCAGCGCCGCCCCGGAGCCGACCAAGGAGCAACTCCGCGCGTTCCTCGGCGTCATGGCGTACGACCGGTCGATCGTCACCGACGAACTCGTCGAGGAGCGCTGGGCCTCGGCGAACGATCCCGACACCCGGCTCGGCAACGCCCGCATGGGGGCCTCGTTCGCCGACCCCGCCTGGGCCGAGGACGCCATGCTCTGGCGCGAGGCCCACCGGATCACCCAGCCGGTGCTCCTCACCTGGGGACGCGAGGACCGCGTCAACCCCCTCGACGGCGCGCTCGTCGCCCTCAAGACCATCCCCGACGCCCGCCTGCACGTCTTCCCGCACTGCGGCCACTGGGCCCAGGTCGAGCAGGCCGACGAGTTCAACCGCCTCGCGCTCGACTTCTTCTCCCACTGA
- the hsaA gene encoding 3-hydroxy-9,10-secoandrosta-1,3,5(10)-triene-9,17-dione monooxygenase oxygenase subunit: MADDVLAAIRDLAPGLRERAAEAEALRRVPDASIKEIEDTGFFQLLQPTAFGGRAADPLVFYTAVKEIAKACGSTGWVASVVGVHPWHVALFDPRAQQEVWGEDPKTRIASSYAPTGKATAVDGGFRLSGRWHFSSGCDHVQWALLGCLVPDAAGNPVDMRTFLIPRSDYRVDDVWDTVGLRGSGSNDVVVEDVFVPDHRALSFGPVTALKVPGHALNQEPLYRLPYAGVFTTTITTPIVGIAEGAYDSYTEATRQRFRVSYGQKVAEDPFAQVRIARAASDIDASWLQITRNISEMYAYAQRDEELPMELRTRTRRDQVLATERCVAGVDLLMENAGGNAMRTGPSPVQRAWRDAHTGRGHAANDPERALVMYGQCALGIDIHDTMA; the protein is encoded by the coding sequence ATGGCCGACGACGTCCTGGCAGCGATCCGCGATCTCGCCCCCGGCCTGCGCGAGCGCGCGGCCGAGGCCGAGGCCCTGCGCCGCGTACCCGACGCGTCCATCAAGGAGATCGAGGACACCGGCTTCTTCCAGCTGCTCCAGCCCACGGCCTTCGGCGGCCGGGCGGCGGACCCGCTGGTCTTCTACACGGCGGTCAAGGAGATCGCCAAGGCGTGCGGCTCGACCGGCTGGGTCGCCTCCGTGGTCGGCGTCCACCCGTGGCACGTCGCCCTGTTCGACCCGCGCGCCCAGCAGGAGGTGTGGGGCGAGGACCCCAAGACCCGTATCGCCTCCTCGTACGCCCCCACCGGCAAGGCGACCGCGGTCGACGGCGGCTTCCGGCTGTCCGGCCGCTGGCACTTCTCCTCCGGCTGCGACCACGTCCAGTGGGCCCTGCTCGGCTGCCTCGTCCCCGACGCCGCGGGCAACCCGGTGGACATGCGCACCTTCCTGATCCCCCGCTCCGACTACCGCGTGGACGACGTGTGGGACACCGTCGGCCTGCGCGGCAGCGGCAGCAACGACGTCGTCGTCGAGGACGTCTTCGTCCCCGACCACCGCGCCCTGAGCTTCGGACCGGTCACCGCCCTGAAGGTGCCCGGCCACGCACTCAACCAGGAACCGCTGTACCGGCTGCCGTACGCCGGGGTGTTCACCACCACCATCACCACCCCGATCGTCGGCATCGCCGAGGGCGCCTACGACTCCTACACCGAGGCCACCCGGCAGCGGTTCCGCGTCTCCTACGGCCAGAAGGTCGCCGAGGACCCCTTCGCGCAGGTCCGCATCGCCCGCGCCGCCAGTGACATCGACGCGAGCTGGCTCCAGATCACCCGCAACATCAGCGAGATGTACGCGTACGCGCAGCGCGACGAGGAGCTCCCGATGGAGCTCCGCACCCGCACCCGCCGGGACCAGGTGCTCGCCACCGAACGCTGCGTCGCGGGGGTCGACCTCCTCATGGAGAACGCCGGCGGCAACGCCATGCGCACCGGGCCCAGCCCCGTCCAGCGCGCCTGGCGCGACGCCCACACCGGCCGCGGCCACGCCGCCAACGACCCCGAGCGGGCCCTCGTCATGTACGGGCAGTGCGCGCTCGGCATCGACATCCACGACACCATGGCCTGA
- the hsaA gene encoding 3-hydroxy-9,10-secoandrosta-1,3,5(10)-triene-9,17-dione monooxygenase oxygenase subunit — protein MREEDVLAAVRALAPALRERAAATEALRRVPDSTVEELEQAGFFRLLRPRAYGGLAAAPDVFYAALREIAKACGSTGWAAAVLGVHPWHLALFDPQAQEDVWGPDRATGVCSSHAPTGNVTTVDGGFRLSGRWHLSAGCDHARWALLGGVVTDAEGRPVDMRTFLVPCADYRVDDVWDPVGLRGSGSNDIVVEDAFVPGHRTLGFGPVTALRCPGHSANPEPLYRLPYAAVFTTAISTAMVGIAEGAYEEYVAAARGRVSASSGQRVAEDPFAQVRVARAAGDIDASRLQLTRNTAELYAVARDGREPSTSLRARARRDQALASERAIAAVDLLMQNTAGSPMRGGADVLQRAWRDLHTGRGQAANDVERALLLFGQDALGIAVHDPML, from the coding sequence ATGCGCGAAGAGGACGTTCTCGCCGCGGTCCGCGCCCTCGCGCCCGCCCTGCGCGAGCGCGCGGCCGCCACCGAGGCGCTGCGCCGCGTGCCCGACTCCACCGTCGAGGAGCTCGAACAGGCCGGCTTCTTCCGGCTCCTCCGGCCCAGGGCGTACGGCGGACTCGCCGCCGCCCCGGACGTCTTCTACGCCGCGCTGCGGGAGATCGCCAAGGCGTGCGGCTCGACGGGCTGGGCCGCGGCCGTCCTCGGCGTCCACCCCTGGCACCTGGCCCTCTTCGACCCACAGGCCCAGGAGGACGTCTGGGGCCCGGACCGAGCCACCGGCGTCTGCTCCTCCCACGCCCCCACCGGGAACGTCACCACGGTCGACGGCGGCTTCCGGCTGTCCGGCCGGTGGCACCTCTCGGCAGGCTGCGACCACGCCCGGTGGGCCCTCCTCGGCGGTGTCGTCACCGACGCCGAGGGGCGGCCCGTCGACATGCGGACGTTCCTGGTGCCGTGCGCCGACTACCGCGTCGACGACGTCTGGGACCCGGTCGGCCTGCGCGGCAGCGGCAGCAACGACATCGTGGTCGAGGACGCCTTCGTCCCCGGCCACCGGACCCTCGGCTTCGGCCCGGTGACCGCATTGCGCTGCCCGGGACACTCGGCGAACCCCGAGCCGCTGTACCGGCTGCCGTACGCCGCCGTCTTCACCACCGCGATCTCGACCGCCATGGTCGGCATCGCCGAAGGGGCGTACGAGGAGTACGTCGCCGCCGCCCGCGGGCGTGTGAGCGCCTCCTCCGGACAGCGGGTCGCCGAGGACCCCTTCGCGCAGGTACGTGTCGCCCGCGCGGCCGGCGACATCGACGCGAGCCGGCTGCAGTTGACCCGTAACACCGCCGAGCTGTACGCCGTCGCCCGCGACGGACGGGAACCGTCGACGTCCCTGCGCGCACGCGCCCGCCGCGACCAGGCGCTCGCCAGCGAACGCGCGATCGCGGCCGTGGACCTGCTGATGCAGAACACCGCGGGCAGCCCCATGCGCGGCGGCGCCGACGTCCTCCAGCGCGCCTGGCGGGACCTCCACACCGGCCGTGGGCAGGCGGCCAACGACGTGGAGCGGGCCCTGCTCCTCTTCGGCCAGGACGCCCTGGGCATCGCGGTCCACGACCCGATGCTCTGA
- a CDS encoding IclR family transcriptional regulator encodes MATPTVEAGCPPLSLLEKAAKVLSAFQSAGPRLTLTEVVQRSGIRRSSAHRILDQLVQLRWLEREGRDYRLGMGMLELGAMASHHNRLRRAALPHLHALHESTGHLVHLTVLDGAEVVYLERIGGSDDSGVPSRTGGRQPAYCTASGKAILAFSDPSVTEQVIAHGLRPRTPRTITRPESFRGELAMARERGVAFDHEEGFRGVFCVAAPLRGAGRAIAAISVSGNGVHRDLERIAPAVRGCARSVWQAMFGPGRHTEKQLQPAGAKPDPEFPQPSMDNMMTWLRFSEWM; translated from the coding sequence ATGGCGACGCCAACTGTCGAGGCCGGATGTCCGCCGCTGTCCCTGCTGGAGAAGGCGGCGAAGGTGCTGAGCGCCTTCCAGAGCGCGGGGCCCCGGCTGACTCTGACCGAGGTCGTGCAGCGTTCCGGCATCCGCCGGTCCTCCGCGCACCGCATCCTCGATCAGCTGGTGCAACTGCGCTGGCTGGAGCGCGAGGGCCGGGACTACCGGCTCGGCATGGGCATGCTGGAGCTCGGGGCGATGGCCTCGCACCACAACAGGCTGCGCCGGGCGGCGCTGCCCCATCTGCACGCCCTGCACGAGTCCACGGGCCACCTGGTCCATCTCACCGTGCTCGACGGCGCCGAGGTGGTCTATCTGGAGCGGATCGGCGGGTCGGACGACTCCGGCGTGCCCTCGCGGACGGGCGGGCGCCAGCCGGCGTACTGCACGGCGTCGGGCAAGGCGATCCTGGCCTTCAGCGACCCCTCCGTGACGGAGCAGGTGATCGCGCACGGACTGCGGCCGCGGACGCCCCGGACCATCACCCGCCCCGAGTCGTTCCGGGGCGAGCTGGCGATGGCGCGGGAGCGAGGGGTGGCGTTCGACCACGAGGAGGGGTTCCGGGGGGTCTTCTGCGTGGCCGCGCCGCTGCGTGGCGCGGGCCGGGCGATCGCCGCGATCTCGGTGTCCGGCAACGGCGTCCACCGCGACCTCGAACGGATCGCGCCCGCCGTGCGCGGCTGCGCCCGATCCGTCTGGCAGGCGATGTTCGGTCCGGGGCGGCACACGGAGAAGCAGCTGCAGCCGGCCGGGGCGAAGCCCGATCCGGAGTTCCCCCAGCCGTCGATGGACAACATGATGACCTGGCTGCGTTTCAGCGAGTGGATGTGA
- a CDS encoding SDR family oxidoreductase, whose product MPRTCLVTGSASGIGKATAALLRAQGHAVIGADLKDAITDDWAGAGIPLNAVAPGVVVTPLTRPLLDDPEMRGLVERSVPMPLHGHARPEQIAPLIAWLVSPENTHVTGQVVFADGGADAVLRGDRTW is encoded by the coding sequence ATGCCTCGTACCTGTCTGGTCACCGGATCGGCCTCCGGCATCGGCAAGGCCACGGCCGCCCTCCTGCGGGCCCAGGGCCATGCCGTCATCGGCGCCGACCTCAAGGACGCGATCACCGACGACTGGGCAGGGGCGGGCATCCCGCTCAACGCCGTGGCCCCCGGCGTGGTCGTCACACCGCTGACCCGGCCCCTGCTGGACGACCCGGAGATGCGCGGACTCGTCGAACGGAGCGTGCCGATGCCGCTCCACGGCCACGCCCGCCCGGAACAGATCGCCCCGTTGATCGCGTGGCTCGTCTCGCCCGAGAACACCCACGTCACCGGGCAGGTCGTCTTCGCCGACGGAGGCGCCGACGCGGTCCTGCGCGGCGACCGCACCTGGTGA
- a CDS encoding ferredoxin--NADP reductase has translation MPEPTAEQGPGARTHRLRVVQVIAETADAHSLVLQAPPESVDRFAYRPGQFLTLKLPGADGKPAARCYSLASSPHTGEPLKVTVKRVAGGHGSNWVCDHLAAGDELEVLPPAGTFTPDSLDDDLLLAAGGSGITPVLSIAKSALAAGQGRVVLLYANRDESSVIFRDELRELAADHPDRFLVLHWLESLQGLPRAERLAAALAPYAGREAFVCGPEPLMDAVEQALRAVGAPGHRIHRERFFSLGGHVFDIPAQAVGDSTADSAGTAEVELDGETRTLAWPRATPLLDALLAAGMDAPYSCREGACSACTCRVVTGDVKMLRNDVLDDEDIAEGYVLACQALPLTDRVAITYS, from the coding sequence ATGCCTGAGCCGACGGCCGAGCAAGGGCCCGGGGCGCGCACCCACCGGCTGCGCGTCGTCCAGGTGATCGCCGAGACGGCCGACGCGCACTCCCTGGTGCTCCAGGCGCCGCCGGAAAGCGTGGACCGCTTCGCGTACCGCCCCGGGCAGTTCCTCACGCTCAAGCTGCCGGGGGCGGACGGGAAGCCCGCCGCCCGCTGCTACTCCCTCGCCAGCTCGCCCCACACCGGCGAACCCCTGAAGGTCACCGTCAAACGGGTGGCCGGCGGGCACGGCTCCAACTGGGTGTGCGACCACCTGGCGGCGGGCGACGAGCTGGAGGTGCTGCCCCCGGCCGGCACCTTCACCCCCGACTCCCTCGACGACGACCTGCTCCTCGCCGCCGGGGGGAGCGGCATCACGCCGGTGCTCTCGATCGCCAAGTCGGCCCTCGCCGCGGGACAGGGCCGGGTCGTCCTCCTGTACGCCAACCGCGACGAGTCCTCGGTCATCTTCCGCGACGAGCTGCGGGAGCTGGCCGCCGACCACCCGGACCGGTTCCTCGTGCTCCACTGGCTGGAATCGCTCCAGGGCCTGCCCCGCGCGGAACGGCTGGCCGCCGCACTCGCGCCGTACGCCGGCCGAGAAGCCTTCGTCTGCGGCCCTGAACCGCTCATGGACGCCGTCGAGCAGGCGCTGCGCGCGGTCGGCGCGCCGGGCCACCGCATCCACCGGGAGCGGTTCTTCTCCCTGGGCGGCCACGTCTTCGACATCCCCGCCCAGGCGGTCGGCGACAGTACGGCGGACAGCGCCGGCACGGCGGAGGTGGAGCTCGACGGCGAGACCCGCACCCTCGCCTGGCCAAGGGCCACCCCGCTGCTCGACGCGCTCCTGGCCGCCGGGATGGACGCCCCGTACTCGTGCCGGGAGGGCGCCTGCAGCGCCTGCACCTGCCGGGTCGTGACCGGCGACGTGAAGATGCTCCGCAACGACGTCCTGGACGACGAGGACATCGCCGAGGGATACGTCCTGGCCTGTCAGGCCCTGCCGCTCACCGACAGGGTCGCGATCACCTACTCCTGA
- a CDS encoding Rieske 2Fe-2S domain-containing protein, with protein sequence MTALNDEVRVIEAGRPPARFARGWHCLGLADDFTDGNPHEIEAFGTKLVVFQGADDGQLHVLNAYCPHMGGNLAHGTVKGDAVACPFHDWRWAGDGRCAGIPYARRVPPRARTRSWLTLERNKQLFVWHDPEGNPPPPEVTVPEIAGVHGPEADQWSDWNWKTLRVEGSNCREIVDNVVDMAHFYYVHYAFPEYFKNVFEGHVATQYMESSPRGDMELGTLSAGRLRSDASYYGPSYMIDHLYSDVGGGMEMEVVLINCHYPIDENSFLLQYGAIVKRLPGMTEEQADEAARLTAEGTTVGFEQDVEIWRNKTRIDNPLLTEEDGPVYQLRRWYEQFYVDVADVKDEMTRRFEFEIDTQRANKAWHAEVEENLARRAAAPETGA encoded by the coding sequence ATGACTGCTCTCAACGACGAGGTCCGGGTCATCGAGGCGGGCAGGCCGCCGGCGCGCTTCGCCCGCGGCTGGCACTGCCTCGGCCTCGCCGACGACTTCACGGACGGAAACCCGCACGAGATCGAGGCCTTCGGCACCAAGCTAGTGGTCTTCCAGGGCGCGGACGACGGGCAGCTACACGTCCTCAACGCCTACTGCCCCCACATGGGCGGCAACCTCGCCCACGGCACCGTCAAGGGCGACGCCGTCGCCTGCCCCTTCCACGACTGGCGCTGGGCGGGCGACGGCCGCTGCGCCGGCATCCCGTACGCCCGCCGGGTCCCGCCGCGCGCCAGGACCCGCTCCTGGCTCACCCTGGAGCGGAACAAGCAGCTCTTCGTCTGGCACGACCCCGAGGGCAACCCCCCGCCGCCCGAGGTCACCGTCCCCGAGATCGCCGGCGTCCACGGCCCCGAAGCGGACCAGTGGAGCGACTGGAACTGGAAGACCCTGCGGGTCGAGGGCTCCAACTGCCGCGAGATCGTCGACAACGTCGTCGACATGGCGCACTTCTACTACGTCCACTACGCCTTTCCGGAGTACTTCAAGAACGTCTTCGAGGGGCACGTCGCCACCCAGTACATGGAGAGCAGCCCCCGCGGCGACATGGAACTCGGCACCCTCAGCGCCGGCCGCCTGCGCTCCGACGCCTCCTACTACGGCCCCTCCTACATGATCGACCACCTCTACAGCGACGTCGGCGGCGGCATGGAGATGGAGGTCGTCCTGATCAACTGCCACTACCCCATCGACGAGAACAGCTTCCTGCTCCAGTACGGGGCGATCGTCAAGCGGCTCCCCGGGATGACCGAGGAACAGGCCGACGAGGCCGCGCGGCTCACCGCCGAGGGAACGACCGTCGGATTCGAGCAGGACGTGGAGATCTGGAGGAACAAGACCCGGATCGACAACCCCCTGCTCACCGAGGAAGACGGCCCGGTCTACCAACTGCGGCGCTGGTACGAGCAGTTCTACGTCGACGTCGCCGACGTCAAGGACGAGATGACCCGCCGCTTCGAGTTCGAGATCGACACCCAGCGCGCCAACAAGGCCTGGCACGCGGAGGTCGAGGAGAACCTCGCCCGCCGCGCGGCGGCGCCGGAGACCGGAGCCTGA
- the dmpG gene encoding 4-hydroxy-2-oxovalerate aldolase, producing MPYSDTAYSDTPYSDTLDIRITDSSLRDGSHAKRHQFTGEDVRSVVAALDDAGVPVIEVTHGDGLGGSSFNYGFSKTPEQELIKIAVDTARQARIAFLMLPGLGVKDDILAAHDNGASICRIATHCTEADIAVQHFGLARERGLETVGFLMMAHSTTPENLARQARIMADAGCQCVYVVDSAGAMVMDDVTARVEALVAELGDDAQVGFHGHENLALGTGNSIAAVKAGALQIDGSTRRLGAGAGNTAVEALVAVCAKMGIRTGIDVLKIIDAAEDVVRPVMDEECRLDRLALLMGHAGVYSSFLKHAYRQAERYGVSGAEILLRAGERRLVGGQEDQLIDIAVELAARN from the coding sequence ATGCCCTACTCGGACACCGCCTACTCCGACACCCCCTACTCGGACACTCTCGACATCCGGATCACCGACTCCTCGCTGCGCGACGGCTCGCACGCCAAACGGCACCAGTTCACCGGCGAGGACGTACGGTCCGTCGTCGCGGCCCTCGACGACGCCGGCGTCCCGGTGATCGAGGTGACCCACGGCGACGGACTCGGCGGCTCCTCGTTCAACTACGGCTTCTCCAAGACGCCCGAACAGGAACTCATCAAGATCGCGGTGGACACCGCCCGGCAGGCGCGGATCGCCTTCCTCATGCTCCCCGGACTCGGCGTCAAGGACGACATCCTGGCCGCGCACGACAACGGCGCGAGCATCTGCCGCATCGCCACCCACTGCACCGAGGCCGACATCGCCGTCCAGCACTTCGGACTCGCCCGCGAGCGGGGCCTGGAGACCGTCGGCTTCCTGATGATGGCCCATTCGACGACGCCCGAGAACCTGGCGCGGCAGGCCCGGATCATGGCCGACGCCGGCTGCCAGTGCGTGTACGTCGTCGACTCCGCCGGCGCCATGGTCATGGACGACGTCACCGCCCGGGTCGAGGCCCTGGTCGCCGAACTCGGCGACGACGCCCAGGTCGGCTTCCACGGACACGAGAACCTGGCCCTCGGCACCGGGAACTCCATCGCCGCCGTCAAGGCGGGCGCGCTCCAGATCGACGGCTCCACCCGCCGGCTCGGCGCGGGCGCCGGAAACACCGCGGTCGAGGCCCTCGTCGCCGTCTGCGCCAAGATGGGCATCCGCACCGGCATCGACGTCCTGAAGATCATCGACGCGGCGGAGGACGTGGTCCGCCCGGTCATGGACGAGGAGTGCCGGCTCGACCGGCTCGCCCTGCTCATGGGCCACGCCGGCGTCTACTCCAGCTTCCTCAAGCACGCCTACCGGCAGGCCGAGCGCTACGGCGTCTCCGGTGCCGAGATCCTCCTGCGCGCGGGCGAACGCCGCCTCGTCGGCGGCCAGGAGGACCAGCTCATCGACATCGCCGTGGAACTCGCCGCGCGGAACTGA